One window of Rhodopirellula bahusiensis genomic DNA carries:
- a CDS encoding Na(+)-translocating NADH-quinone reductase subunit C gives MSQPDSTMKTIVTATILCVVCSFAVSAAAVALRPMQEENKKLDRQRNILDAAGLSKGEFGKSAAELDKEQIEMLWTWVSPELVDLETGEVYTDLVGEEAEKYDPREAAKKDAESIEITDPQFDIGVPRREKVARVYYVTKPGNSTPAMVVLPVYGKGLWSTLYGYMALKNDLETIAGLTFYEHAETPGLGGEVDNTKWKAQWVGNKLYDTDGNPAARVAKGPAPDGDEFAVDGLSGATITCRGVTNLVRYWAGPDGYGPFLDQVKQRFTGDASAEADQPESSVESGVEQYDIDNVGPKEPVGE, from the coding sequence ATGTCACAGCCTGATTCGACTATGAAAACGATCGTGACCGCGACAATTCTGTGCGTGGTCTGCTCGTTCGCCGTCAGTGCCGCCGCGGTGGCTCTGCGACCGATGCAAGAAGAGAACAAAAAGCTCGACCGTCAACGCAACATTCTGGACGCCGCCGGTTTGTCCAAGGGTGAGTTCGGGAAATCAGCCGCTGAGTTGGACAAAGAGCAAATCGAAATGCTTTGGACTTGGGTCAGTCCTGAATTGGTCGACCTAGAAACCGGCGAAGTCTACACCGACTTGGTTGGCGAGGAAGCAGAGAAGTACGACCCTCGTGAAGCTGCAAAGAAAGACGCCGAGAGCATCGAGATCACCGACCCGCAATTCGACATCGGTGTCCCTCGTCGCGAAAAAGTGGCTCGCGTTTATTACGTGACAAAACCTGGCAACTCCACGCCTGCGATGGTTGTGTTGCCTGTTTACGGCAAGGGCTTGTGGTCAACGCTGTACGGCTACATGGCGCTGAAGAACGATCTTGAAACGATTGCTGGTCTAACATTTTACGAGCACGCTGAAACACCTGGACTGGGTGGCGAAGTGGACAACACGAAGTGGAAGGCTCAGTGGGTCGGCAACAAGCTGTACGACACGGATGGCAACCCAGCCGCCCGCGTCGCCAAGGGACCCGCACCCGACGGCGACGAGTTCGCTGTTGACGGATTGTCGGGAGCCACGATCACGTGTCGCGGCGTGACCAACCTGGTTCGCTACTGGGCTGGCCCTGATGGATACGGTCCTTTCCTGGACCAAGTGAAGCAACGATTTACCGGTGACGCATCTGCGGAAGCCGATCAACCTGAATCATCCGTCGAAAGCGGTGTCGAACAATACGACATCGACAACGTCGGTCCCAAAGAACCGGTGGGAGAGTAA
- a CDS encoding NADH:ubiquinone reductase (Na(+)-transporting) subunit D encodes MAAPKVGKVLFGPVIDNNPIALQILGICSALAVTTSIQVSFVMALAVVAVTGCSNAAVSSIRHYIPGSIRIIVQMTVIASLVIVVDQVLKAYMYDISKQLSVFVGLIITNCIVMGRAEGFAMKNGVWISFLDGIGNGLGYGLVLIVVAFFRELFGSGTLLGFELFQLDRNGGWYNPNNLMLLPPSAFFIIGFMIWVIRLNKPEQIEEA; translated from the coding sequence ATGGCTGCCCCCAAAGTCGGCAAGGTCCTGTTCGGGCCCGTTATCGACAACAACCCGATCGCGTTGCAGATTCTCGGCATTTGTAGTGCTTTGGCTGTGACGACCAGCATCCAAGTCTCGTTTGTCATGGCTCTCGCCGTGGTGGCGGTGACCGGATGTTCGAACGCCGCGGTGTCGTCGATTCGTCACTACATTCCCGGCAGCATTCGGATCATCGTTCAGATGACCGTGATTGCTTCGCTGGTGATCGTCGTTGACCAAGTGTTGAAGGCGTACATGTACGACATCAGCAAACAGCTTTCGGTCTTCGTTGGGTTGATCATCACCAACTGCATCGTCATGGGACGAGCGGAAGGTTTCGCCATGAAGAATGGCGTTTGGATCAGCTTCCTCGACGGAATCGGAAATGGTTTGGGATACGGATTGGTCCTGATCGTTGTCGCGTTCTTCCGCGAATTGTTCGGCAGCGGAACGCTGTTGGGCTTCGAGCTTTTTCAACTCGACCGCAATGGCGGTTGGTACAACCCAAACAATTTGATGCTGTTGCCGCCCAGTGCGTTCTTCATCATTGGGTTCATGATTTGGGTCATTCGTTTGAACAAACCTGAACAAATCGAAGAGGCCTAA